A single genomic interval of Colius striatus isolate bColStr4 chromosome 9, bColStr4.1.hap1, whole genome shotgun sequence harbors:
- the LOC133626117 gene encoding protocadherin alpha-2-like translates to MGACWGPVLRVLVVQAAWALCGGQVRYSVSEEAEPGTVVGRLAQDVGLEAGEAEARRLRLVSQGRRASVEVSGASGALVVSSRLDREELCGKSAPCVLRLEVLVERPLRVFHIELEVTDINDNAPIFPAARKNLSMAELTTVPGSRFPLEGASDADIGANAQLSYTLSPNEHFSLDVKSSAENRKSLFLVLTNSLDRETMAEHRLVLTASDGGRPSLTGTMELVIWVLDANDNAPQFSQSVYKVQVPENAAEGTVVARVNATDADQGLNKEFSYSILSSVPAANSELFTLDPKTGELRLMRALDYEDIPFYEIQIEARDKGPLPLSGHCSVELEVLDVNDNAPEVRVTSLSVPVSEDASVGTVVALLSVSDRDSGANGRVRCSVWPSSPFGLVSAFAGSYSLVLREALDRERVSEYEVEVRAEDGGSPPLRGRLGVRVPVSDVNDNAPAFAQAVYTVLARENNAAGAELARVWARDPDEAGNGRVSYSVWEGGSGVGVVGGVLLSGGVWRPASSYVSVDAESGRVWALQALDYEEVQVLQFEVRAVDAGEPPLCGNATVQVFVLDENDNAPALLPSAGGGAGVGVDAGGASSLEAVSGSLWAWAAWGAPAGQVVAKIRAVDADSGYNAWLRYELLEPRGKSPFRVGLYSGEVSTLRALEEADGPRQRLVIVVRDHGEPSRSATATLSVSLLEGAEAALAAAGSGSGRPGLRPLSGVEGGSESSSSTNVWLVVAICAVSSLFLLAVVLYGASRWVPRAAVLSGPGPTTLVCASEVGSWSYSQRQSRSLCVADGAGKSDLMVFSPNFPPPPPGLAAKETQPDPSALLDTRKKKNRIDENGKRRRRIDDEETAEPEATVELRVQEGKDENGREMGSKYRTQKGKKEKKRSQKKGECKGEK, encoded by the coding sequence ATGGGCGCGTGCTGGGGGCCGGTGCTGCGGGTGCTGGTGGTGCAGGCGGCGTGGGCGCTGTGCGGCGGTCAGGTGCGGTACTCGGTGTCGGAGGAAGCGGAGCCCGGGACGGTGGTGGGCCGTCTGGCGCAGGACGTGGGTCTGGAGGCGGGCGAGGCGGAGGCGCGGCGTCTGCGCCTGGTGTCGCAGGGCCGGCGGGCGAGCGTGGAGGTGAGCGGGGCGAGCGGGGCGCTGGTGGTGAGCTCGCGGCTGGACCGGGAGGAGCTGTGCGGGAAGAGCGCGCCGTGCGTGCTGCggctggaggtgctggtggaGCGGCCACTGCGTGTGTTCCACATCGAGCTGGAGGTTACCGACATCAACGATAATGCTCCGATCTTCCCCGCCGCCCGAAAAAACCTGAGCATGGCGGAATTAACCACGGTGCCGGGTTCCCGTTTCCCACTGGAGGGCGCGTCGGATGCAGATATCGGAGCCAACGCTCAGCTCTCCTACACACTCAGCCCCAACGAGCATTTCAGTCTGGATGTTAAATCCTCTGCTGAAAATAGGAAATCTTTGTTCTTAGTGCTCACGAATTCTCTGGACCGCGAGACGATGGCTGAGCACCGTTTGGTGTTGACAGCGAGTGACGGGGGCCGTCCGTCGCTGACGGGCACGATGGAGCTGGTGATCTGGGTGCTGGACGCGAACGACAACGCGCCCCAGTTCAGCCAGTCGGTGTATAAAGTGCAGGTGCCGGAGAACGCTGCAGAGGGTACGGTGGTGGCGCGAGTGAACGCCACTGATGCGGACCAGGGACTGAATAAGGAGTTTTCATATAGCATCTTGAGTTCAGTTCCTGCTGCTAACAGTGAGTTATTCACTCTTGATCCCAAGACTGGCGAGCTCCGTCTGATGCGCGCTCTGGATTACGAAGACATCCCTTTCTACGAGATACAAATCGAAGCGAGAGATAAGGGGCCTTTGCCGCTGTCAGGTCACTGCAGCGtggagctggaggtgctggACGTGAACGACAACGCGCCGGAGGTGCGGGTGACGTCGCTTTCGGTGCCGGTGTCGGAGGACGCGTCGGTGGGGACGGTGGTGGCGCTGCTGAGCGTGTCGGACCGGGACTCGGGGGCGAACGGGCGCGTGCGCTGCTCGGTGTGGCCGTCGTCGCCGTTCGGTCTGGTGTCGGCGTTCGCGGGCTCGTACTCGCTGGTGCTGCGGGAGGCGCTGGACCGGGAGCGGGTGTCGGAGTACGAGGTGGAGGTGCGTGCGGAGGACGGCGGGTCTCCGCCTTTGCGCGGCAGGCTCGGGGTGCGGGTGCCGGTGTCGGACGTGAACGACAACGCGCCGGCGTTCGCGCAGGCCGTGTACACGGTGCTGGCGCGGGAGAACAACGCGGCGGGGGCCGAGCTGGCGCGGGTGTGGGCGCGGGACCCGGACGAGGCGGGCAACGGCCGCGTGAGCTACTCGGTGTGGGAGGGCGGCAGCGGCGTTGGCGTTGTCGGCGGGGTTTTGTTGTCGGGCGGCGTGTGGCGTCCGGCGTCGAGCTACGTGTCGGTGGACGCGGAGAGCGGTCGCGTGTGGGCGCTGCAGGCGCTGGACTACGAGGAGGTGCAGGTGCTGCAGTTCGAGGTGCGTGCGGTGGACGCGGGGGAGCCGCCGCTGTGCGGCAACGCGACGGTGCAGGTGTTCGTGTTGGACGAGAACGACAACgcgccggcgctgctgccgtcTGCGGGCGGCGGTGCGGGCGTGGGCGTCGACGCGGGTGGGGCTTCGTCGTTGGAGGCGGTGTCGGGGTCGCTGTGGGCGTGGGCGGCGTGGGGGGCGCCGGCGGGGCAGGTGGTGGCGAAGATCCGTGCGGTGGACGCGGACTCGGGCTACAACGCGTGGCTGCGGTACGAGCTGTTGGAGCCGCGTGGGAAGAGCCCGTTCCGCGTGGGGCTGTACAGCGGCGAGGTGAGCACGTTGCGGGCGCTGGAGGAGGCGGACGGCCCTCGTCAGAGGCTGGTGATCGTGGTGCGGGATCACGGCGAGCCATCGCGCTCGGCCACGGCCACGCTGAGCGTGTCGCTGCTGGAGGGCGCCGAGGCGGCGCTGGCGGCCGCGGGCTCGGGCTCTGggcggccggggctgcggccgtTGTCAGGCGTGGAGGGCGGCTCAGAGTCGTCGTCGTCGACGAACGTGTGGCTGGTGGTGGCCATCTGCGCGGTGTCGAGCCTGTTCCTGCTGGCGGTGGTGCTGTACGGGGCGTCTCGGTGGGTGCCGCGCGCGGCCGTGTTGTCGGGGCCCGGTCCGACGACGCTGGTGTGCGCCAGCGAAGTGGGGAGCTGGTCGTACTCGCAGCGTCAGAGCCGGAGCCTGTGCGTGGCGGACGGTGCGGGCAAGAGCGACCTGATGGTTTTCAGCCCCAActtcccgccgccgccgcccggcctcGCGGCCAAAGAGACGCAGCCGGATCCGTCGGCTCTCCTGGACACG